The following are encoded together in the Pleurocapsa sp. FMAR1 genome:
- a CDS encoding sensor histidine kinase, which produces MATISGLFGTGVYVVFKRALYKQIDKRLLTLAQSATPSFAAVRDQGSKYLNQVEEVPWRDIFNRDQQSLEWFDENGKLLGRKGLIELDVPPEVGPEIIEQPETGEVFRTHTLSVFIRNNGQVGPPSLVGFIRATQSSAEIKAAEDELSGILIGGGMITLVLTGLGGFWLTQKAIEPIEASFLQLKQFTADASHELRSPLTAIKASIDVMRNHPERVHPKDVKKLEAISGATLQMNQTLQDLLFLARTDIDPSMPVEARQLAPVSLNQILQNCFVLLEPLANEKKMVFQSKFREEIDILGDTSQLSRLFSNLLENALQYTPEEGRVSLDLYKQNRVAVVSVRDTGIGLATEEVSKVFDRFWRANKARSRRQGGTGLGLAISQAIAKRHGGKISVTSELNIGTCFIVRIPILDSKRSSITKAQTTAITDC; this is translated from the coding sequence ATGGCAACTATTTCAGGTCTTTTTGGCACAGGAGTTTATGTCGTTTTTAAGCGTGCTTTATACAAGCAAATCGACAAAAGGCTGTTGACTTTGGCACAGTCTGCTACTCCTTCTTTTGCGGCGGTACGCGATCAGGGCAGTAAATATCTAAATCAAGTAGAGGAAGTTCCTTGGCGTGATATTTTTAACCGAGATCAGCAAAGCCTAGAATGGTTTGATGAAAACGGAAAATTACTCGGTAGAAAAGGATTAATTGAGCTTGATGTTCCTCCTGAAGTAGGACCAGAAATTATTGAACAACCAGAGACAGGAGAAGTTTTTCGCACTCACACCCTATCAGTTTTTATTCGTAATAATGGTCAAGTAGGACCACCTTCTTTAGTTGGCTTTATTCGTGCTACCCAATCTAGTGCAGAAATAAAAGCAGCAGAAGATGAGCTATCAGGAATCTTAATTGGAGGAGGAATGATAACCTTAGTTTTAACTGGGCTTGGAGGCTTCTGGCTGACACAAAAAGCAATTGAACCTATTGAAGCCAGTTTTTTGCAGCTTAAACAGTTTACTGCTGATGCTTCCCATGAGTTACGTAGTCCTTTGACGGCAATTAAAGCTTCTATAGACGTGATGCGTAATCACCCAGAGAGAGTTCATCCTAAAGATGTCAAAAAGCTAGAGGCAATTTCTGGTGCAACTTTACAAATGAACCAAACTCTACAGGATCTACTGTTTCTTGCTCGTACCGATATAGACCCCAGTATGCCTGTTGAGGCTCGTCAACTTGCTCCCGTATCCCTCAATCAAATTCTGCAAAATTGTTTTGTATTGCTAGAGCCGTTGGCAAATGAGAAAAAAATGGTTTTTCAGTCCAAATTTAGAGAGGAAATCGATATTTTAGGCGACACTTCTCAATTGTCTCGTTTGTTTTCTAACCTGCTGGAAAATGCGCTGCAATATACCCCAGAAGAGGGAAGAGTTAGCTTAGATCTGTATAAGCAAAATCGCGTTGCTGTAGTTAGTGTTCGCGATACGGGTATTGGTCTAGCGACCGAAGAAGTATCCAAGGTATTTGACCGTTTTTGGCGAGCGAATAAAGCCCGCTCCCGTCGGCAAGGTGGTACTGGTTTAGGTTTGGCAATTTCTCAAGCGATCGCCAAACGACATGGTGGTAAGATTAGCGTTACTAGCGAGCTTAACATTGGTACTTGCTTTATAGTCCGCATTCCTATTTTAGATAGCAAAAGATCATCAATCACGAAAGCTCAAACAACAGCAATTACTGATTGCTAA
- a CDS encoding NAD-dependent succinate-semialdehyde dehydrogenase gives MAIATINPATGETIKTFTPLTDAEIETKLALAQSTYQQYRQTTFAQRSQWLNQAADILDRDKQKFAETMTTEMGKTLQSAIAEVEKCAKVCRFYSEKAPEFLANVIIDSDASHSYVAYQPLGVILAVMPWNFPFWQVFRFVAPALMAGNVGLLKHASNVPQCALAIAEIIAQAGFPEGAFQTLLIGADRIKSIMEDERVKAATLTGSEPAGAALASVAGQQLKKVVLELGGSDPFIVLESADLDEAVTTAVKARMLNNGQSCIAAKRFIVAESIADRFQAQLVEQFKALTIGDPMSEDTDIGPLATATIRSELDQQVKAAVKQGGKILLGGESISDRSGNYYPPTILADIPVDSDIAQEEFFGPVALLFRVKDIEEAIALANNIPFGLGASAWTNDSTEKERLIAEIEAGSVFINGLVKSDPRLPFGGIKRSGYGRELSSQGIHEFVNIKTVWIK, from the coding sequence ATGGCGATCGCAACTATCAATCCTGCAACGGGAGAAACCATAAAAACTTTCACTCCCTTAACTGATGCTGAAATAGAAACTAAGCTGGCTTTGGCACAGTCTACATATCAACAATATCGCCAAACAACCTTTGCTCAACGCAGTCAGTGGTTAAACCAGGCAGCAGATATTTTAGATCGAGATAAGCAAAAATTTGCCGAGACTATGACGACGGAAATGGGAAAAACTCTGCAAAGCGCGATCGCCGAAGTGGAAAAATGCGCCAAAGTATGTCGTTTCTACAGCGAAAAAGCCCCAGAATTTCTGGCTAATGTAATCATTGATAGTGATGCTAGCCATAGCTACGTTGCTTATCAGCCCCTGGGGGTAATCTTGGCAGTTATGCCCTGGAATTTTCCCTTTTGGCAGGTATTTCGCTTTGTTGCCCCTGCTTTGATGGCGGGTAATGTGGGTCTACTAAAACACGCTTCTAATGTGCCTCAGTGTGCTTTGGCGATCGCCGAAATTATTGCCCAAGCAGGTTTCCCCGAAGGAGCATTTCAAACTTTATTAATCGGTGCAGATCGAATAAAGTCAATCATGGAAGATGAGCGAGTCAAGGCAGCTACTCTTACAGGCAGCGAGCCAGCAGGGGCAGCTTTAGCTTCTGTAGCAGGGCAACAACTTAAAAAAGTTGTTTTAGAGCTTGGAGGTAGCGATCCTTTTATTGTCTTAGAAAGTGCCGATCTCGACGAGGCAGTGACAACAGCGGTTAAAGCCAGAATGCTTAATAACGGTCAATCTTGTATTGCAGCCAAACGTTTCATTGTTGCCGAGAGTATTGCCGATCGCTTTCAAGCTCAATTAGTTGAACAGTTTAAAGCTTTAACGATTGGCGATCCAATGTCAGAAGATACAGATATTGGTCCCTTGGCTACTGCCACAATTCGCTCCGAATTAGATCAGCAGGTGAAAGCAGCCGTAAAGCAAGGAGGAAAAATCTTGCTGGGAGGCGAATCAATTAGCGATCGCTCTGGTAATTATTATCCACCAACTATTTTGGCTGACATCCCTGTAGATAGTGACATTGCCCAAGAGGAGTTTTTTGGTCCAGTGGCTTTATTGTTTCGCGTTAAAGATATCGAAGAAGCGATCGCTCTAGCTAATAATATTCCCTTTGGTTTAGGTGCAAGTGCTTGGACAAATGACTCTACAGAGAAAGAGCGTCTAATCGCCGAAATTGAAGCAGGATCGGTATTTATCAACGGTCTGGTTAAATCAGATCCTCGTTTGCCTTTTGGTGGCATCAAGCGATCGGGTTATGGTAGAGAGTTAAGTAGCCAAGGAATACACGAATTTGTCAACATTAAAACTGTTTGGATTAAATAA
- the acpP gene encoding acyl carrier protein, with translation MNQEIFEKVKNIVVEQLEVEADRVTPEASFANDLGADSLDTVELVMALEEEFDIEIPDEAAEQIDTVGKAVDHISSETGAAA, from the coding sequence ATGAATCAAGAAATTTTTGAAAAGGTAAAAAATATAGTAGTCGAGCAATTAGAAGTTGAAGCAGATAGAGTTACGCCTGAAGCTAGCTTCGCCAATGATTTGGGCGCAGATTCTTTAGATACCGTAGAATTAGTTATGGCTTTAGAAGAAGAATTTGATATTGAAATTCCTGATGAAGCAGCAGAACAGATAGATACAGTGGGAAAAGCAGTAGATCATATAAGTTCTGAAACTGGAGCAGCTGCTTAG
- the fabF gene encoding beta-ketoacyl-ACP synthase II: MTNRQKKRVVITGLGAITPIGNSLTEYWAGLLQGRNGVGAVTLFDASQHACRFGAEVKDFDPCQYLDKKEAKRMDRFAQFGVCASKQAIADANFEINDLNADQVGVLIGTGVGGLQVMEDQKENLLTKGPRKVSPFTIPMMISNMAAGLTAIHTGAKGPNSCTVTACAAGSHAIGDAFRLIQGGYTVAMICGGAEAAITPLSYAGFCSAKALSTRNDDPTHASRPFDRDRDGFVMGEGSGILFLEELEHALARNAKIYAEIVGYGMTCDAYHMTSPVPGGQGAAKAIELALADGELTPEDIDYINAHGTSTPANDSNETSAIKKALGARAKQIPVSSTKSMTGHLLGGSGGIEAVAVAMAIANDKVPPTINLVNPDSDCDLDYVPNTSRDRQVNVALSNSFGFGGHNVTLAFKKYS, encoded by the coding sequence ATGACAAATAGGCAAAAAAAACGAGTTGTAATTACAGGCTTGGGAGCTATTACCCCGATTGGTAATAGCTTGACAGAATACTGGGCTGGTCTATTGCAGGGTCGTAATGGAGTAGGTGCAGTAACTTTGTTTGATGCCTCGCAACACGCCTGTCGATTTGGTGCTGAGGTTAAAGATTTTGATCCCTGTCAATATCTGGATAAAAAAGAAGCCAAACGGATGGATCGCTTTGCTCAATTTGGAGTTTGTGCTAGCAAACAAGCGATCGCTGATGCTAATTTTGAAATTAATGATTTAAACGCCGATCAAGTAGGGGTTTTAATAGGCACAGGGGTAGGCGGTTTGCAGGTGATGGAAGATCAGAAAGAAAACTTACTGACCAAAGGACCAAGAAAAGTTAGCCCCTTCACTATCCCCATGATGATCTCCAATATGGCTGCGGGGTTAACGGCAATTCACACAGGAGCAAAGGGTCCAAATTCCTGTACTGTAACCGCCTGTGCTGCTGGCTCTCATGCTATTGGCGATGCTTTTCGGCTCATCCAAGGAGGCTATACAGTAGCCATGATTTGTGGTGGTGCAGAAGCAGCAATAACTCCTCTTTCTTATGCTGGATTTTGTTCTGCTAAAGCTCTCTCTACACGCAATGATGACCCTACCCACGCTAGCCGACCTTTTGATCGCGATCGCGATGGGTTTGTGATGGGTGAAGGTTCTGGCATTCTCTTTCTAGAAGAATTAGAACACGCCCTGGCTCGTAACGCAAAAATATACGCTGAGATTGTCGGCTATGGGATGACCTGTGATGCTTACCATATGACCTCTCCTGTACCAGGAGGACAAGGAGCAGCCAAAGCAATTGAATTGGCTTTGGCTGATGGAGAATTAACTCCAGAGGATATAGACTATATCAACGCTCACGGTACCAGCACTCCGGCTAATGATTCTAATGAAACTAGTGCGATCAAAAAAGCACTAGGGGCAAGAGCCAAACAAATCCCAGTAAGCTCAACCAAATCAATGACTGGTCACTTATTAGGAGGATCGGGAGGAATTGAAGCGGTAGCGGTGGCAATGGCGATCGCTAATGACAAAGTGCCACCGACAATCAATCTGGTTAATCCAGACTCTGATTGCGATTTAGATTATGTTCCTAACACCAGTCGCGATCGCCAAGTAAATGTGGCATTATCAAATTCTTTTGGTTTTGGCGGGCATAATGTTACTCTAGCTTTTAAAAAATACAGCTAG
- the tkt gene encoding transketolase, whose translation MVVATQSTSTKSVEELCINSIRFLAVDAVEKAQSGHPGLPMGAAPMAFVLWDKFMRFNPKNPKWFNRDRFVLSAGHGSMLLYALLYLAGFDSVSIEDIKQFRQWGSSTPGHPENFVTEGIEVTTGPLGQGIANGVGLAVAEAHLAAKFNKSDAKLVDHYTYVILGDGCNMEGISGEACSFAGHQGLGKLIALYDDNHISIDGSTEVAFTEDVSKRFEAYGWHVLHVENGNTDLDAIAKAIEEAKSVTDQPTMIKVTTTIGYGAPNKQNTGGIHGSALGDDEIKLTRKNLGWNHEPFEIPEDALSHMRKAVERGASQEEEWNQVLADYKSKYAEEAAEFERFLSGKLPDGWADVLPTYTPEDKALATRKHSETCLNKLAPVLTELIGGSADLTHSNLTELKDSGDFQKGAYQNRNIHFGVREHGMGAICNGISLHNSGLIPYGATFLIFTDYMRAAIRLSALSQAGVIWVMTHDSIGQGEDGPTHQPIETLASLRAIPNLTVIRPADGNEVSGAYKVAIENAKQHKPTLMAFSRQSLPNLEGTSMEDTTKGAYVYACGFAPEELDLILIGTGSELQLCAGAADKLKAEGKKVRVVSMPSWDLFEAQDEAYKDSVLPKVAGKRLSVEAGTSFGWQKYTGFEGGSVSIDRFGSSAPGAVCLEKFGFSVDNVVAKAKEVIG comes from the coding sequence ATGGTAGTTGCCACCCAATCAACATCAACTAAGTCAGTTGAAGAACTTTGTATTAATTCAATTCGGTTTTTAGCAGTAGATGCCGTAGAAAAAGCTCAGTCTGGACATCCAGGATTGCCGATGGGTGCTGCTCCTATGGCATTTGTGCTGTGGGATAAGTTTATGCGCTTTAACCCCAAAAATCCCAAGTGGTTTAATCGCGATCGCTTTGTTCTCTCTGCTGGTCACGGTTCAATGTTGCTGTACGCTCTATTGTATCTGGCAGGTTTTGATAGCGTCAGCATTGAAGACATTAAACAATTTCGTCAGTGGGGTTCTAGTACTCCAGGACACCCCGAAAACTTTGTCACTGAAGGAATTGAAGTAACTACAGGTCCTTTAGGTCAGGGTATTGCTAACGGTGTTGGTTTGGCTGTAGCCGAAGCGCATCTAGCAGCTAAGTTCAACAAAAGCGATGCTAAACTCGTTGACCATTACACTTACGTAATTCTCGGCGACGGCTGTAACATGGAGGGAATTTCTGGTGAAGCCTGTTCCTTTGCTGGACACCAAGGACTAGGTAAATTAATCGCCCTTTATGACGATAATCATATTTCCATTGACGGTTCAACTGAGGTGGCATTTACCGAAGACGTTTCTAAACGCTTTGAGGCTTACGGCTGGCACGTACTCCATGTAGAAAATGGTAACACTGACCTAGACGCGATCGCCAAAGCCATTGAGGAGGCTAAGTCAGTCACTGACCAACCCACCATGATTAAAGTAACAACCACCATCGGTTATGGTGCGCCAAATAAGCAAAACACTGGCGGTATTCATGGTTCTGCTTTAGGAGACGACGAAATCAAGCTTACCCGCAAAAACCTAGGCTGGAATCACGAACCTTTTGAAATTCCTGAAGATGCCTTAAGCCATATGCGTAAGGCAGTCGAGCGCGGTGCTAGCCAAGAAGAAGAATGGAATCAGGTATTGGCTGACTACAAATCCAAATATGCAGAAGAAGCAGCAGAATTTGAGCGTTTCTTGAGCGGTAAACTACCTGATGGTTGGGCTGACGTATTACCTACCTATACTCCTGAAGACAAAGCATTAGCAACTCGTAAACATTCTGAGACTTGTCTAAATAAGTTAGCTCCCGTGCTTACCGAACTAATTGGCGGTTCTGCGGATTTAACTCATTCTAACCTGACTGAATTGAAAGACTCTGGCGACTTTCAAAAAGGTGCGTATCAAAACCGTAACATCCACTTTGGTGTCCGCGAACACGGCATGGGCGCAATTTGCAACGGTATATCCCTACATAATTCTGGATTAATTCCTTACGGTGCAACTTTCCTCATCTTCACCGACTATATGCGTGCTGCAATTCGCTTATCTGCTCTATCACAAGCAGGAGTAATTTGGGTAATGACTCACGACTCCATTGGGCAGGGGGAAGACGGACCTACTCACCAACCGATTGAAACTTTAGCCTCTTTGAGAGCCATTCCTAACTTAACTGTAATTCGTCCTGCGGATGGAAACGAAGTTTCTGGTGCGTATAAGGTTGCTATTGAAAATGCCAAGCAACATAAACCAACTTTGATGGCATTTTCTCGTCAAAGTTTGCCCAATCTTGAAGGCACTTCCATGGAAGATACTACTAAAGGTGCTTATGTCTATGCTTGTGGTTTTGCCCCTGAAGAACTCGATCTGATCTTGATTGGTACTGGTAGCGAACTACAGCTTTGTGCTGGTGCTGCCGATAAGCTCAAGGCTGAAGGTAAAAAAGTGCGCGTCGTTTCTATGCCTTCTTGGGATCTATTTGAAGCTCAAGATGAAGCTTACAAAGACTCTGTACTACCTAAAGTTGCTGGCAAACGTTTGTCCGTTGAAGCTGGAACTAGCTTTGGCTGGCAGAAATACACCGGTTTTGAGGGTGGCTCAGTAAGTATCGATCGCTTTGGGTCTTCTGCTCCTGGCGCGGTATGTTTAGAAAAATTCGGCTTCAGCGTTGATAACGTAGTCGCTAAAGCAAAAGAAGTAATTGGCTAA